Below is a genomic region from Pyxidicoccus trucidator.
CTCGGCGGACAGCCCCGCAGCATCAATAGGTGCCACGGACGAAGGCGCACCCTCCGGAACCACGTAGGCGACGAGCCGACGCTCTCCAGGCGCGTCCTCTCGTGGCACCACCACCGCCTGCCGCACGCCCGGGAGCTGGGAGAGCACCGCCTCCACCTCTCCCAGCTCGATGCGCACGCCCCGCACCTTCACCTGCGAGTCGAAGCGCCCCAGGAACTCCAGCCGCCCGTCCGGCAGCGCTCGCACGCGGTCTCCGGTGCGGTACAACCGCGCGCCTGGCTCGGCGCTGAAGGCGTCCGGAACGAAGCGCTCCGCCGTCAGCTCCGGACGGTCCAGGTAGCCTCGCGCCAGCCCCACGCCCCCCACGCACAGCTCACCCGGCTCCCCCGCCGGCACCGGCTGCCCCGTGGCGTCGAGCACCGCCACGCTCACTCCCGGCAGGGGACTTCCGATGGAGGGACGTTCCACGTCCACGTCGGTGTCCACCGTGGCGCAGATGGTGGCCTCGGTGGGGCCGTACGCATTCAGCAGCCGGCGGCCCGGCTTCCACCGACGCGCCAGCTCCGGCGGCAGCGCCTCTCCCGCGGAGATGACCGTCTCCAGGGCGTCCAGCCCCTCCGGCTCCAGCTGCGCCAGCACCGAGGGCACCAGCGTCACCGTGGTGATGGCCTCCTCCCGCAGCAGTGCGTGCAGCCGGGGACCGGGCAGCAGGGACTCCCGCAGCGCCAGGTGCAGCGTCGCACCCGCCGCCAGCGTGGAGAGCACCTCGCACACCGACGCGTCGAACCCCGCCGAAGCGAACTGGAGCACGCGGTGGCCCGGCCTCACGCCGTGCGCCTCGACGACGGCGCCGAGCACCTGGCTCAGCCCACCGTGCTCCAGCAGCACGCCCTTGGGGCGGCCCGTGCTGCCCGAGGTGAAGATGATGTACGCGAGGTGCTCCGGCGTGACACCCGAGGCGGGCGGCTCCGAGGGCCACCGCGCCACGTCCTCCGCCACGCCGTCCAGACATATAAAGGATGCGTCCACGTCCGGGAGCCGCTCCCGCCACACCGCCCGGGTGAGCACCACGCGGGGCCGCGCGCGCTCCAGCATCCAGGCCAGCCGCGCCGACGGGTAGCCCAGGTCCAGTGGCAGGTACGCGCCGCCCGACTTGAGCACCGCCAGCAGCGCCACCACCCACTCCGGCGTGCGCTCCATCGCGAGCGCCACCCGCTCCTCGGGCCCCACGCCCAGCGCCTGGAGCTGATGCGCCAGCCGGTTCGCCCGCGCGTCCAGCTCGCGGTACGTCAGCGTGTCACCTCCGGCCACCACCGCCAGCCCGTCCGGCGCGAGCGCCACGCGGGCTTCGAAGAGGCTGTGGGCCAGGCCAGGAGGCTGGGCGGAAGACGGACGGATGTCGTGAAGGGGGGAACGCGCGGGGGTGTGGGGGGGCATGCAGGGATGTCGAGGCTAGCAGGACTCCCCGACAGCCAAGGTCAGCCCGCACCCAGGAGCGCCGCGTCGAAGTGCTGACGCAGCCGGCGCTCGTACTCCTCGGGTGCCACCTTCGCGTACTCGCCGTGTCCCGCGCCCTCAACCACCCACAGCGCCTTGGGCTCGCACGCCGCGCGGAAGAGGCTGGCCTGCAGCTTCGCCGGCGCATCCGGGTCCACGTCGCCGTTGACGAGCAGCAGCGGTCGCCCCTGGAGTCGGCACATGCCGTCGATGGGGCGCACCGCGTCCACGTCCACGCCGGCGCGGCGCAGCGTCCACAGCACGGGCTCCGCGCTCAGCGCGCCCCAGCGGCCATAGCCCGAGTACACGTCCGCCTCGAGCGCGGGGTAGGCGCCCGCCGCCGCCACCGCCTTCACCCGCGCGTCCGCGCTGGCCACCAGCAGCGAGGTGGTGCCTCCCATGGAAAAGCCGAACAGGCCCAGCCGCGCCGGGTCCACGTCCGGACGCGCGGAGACGAAGTCCAGCGCCGCCGTCACGTCATGGCGCTCGCGGTCGCCCCACGTCACGCGGTCGCCGTCGCTGTCGCCATGCGCCCGCAAGTCGAAGAGCAGCACTCCGTAGCCCGCACGGGCGAGCACGCGCGCCTCGAAGAGGAGCTGCGCGCGGTTGTCCGCGAAGCCATGCACCAGCACCACCGCGGCCCGGTTGCGCGACGGCACGTACCAGCCGCGCAGCGTCAGCCCGTCCTTATTGGTGAAGGCCACGTCCTCCAGGCCCGCGAGCTCGCCCGTGGCCTCCGGGCGCGTCACCGGCACGTGGGGCGGGTGCAGCAGTCCCTGGCCAATCCGGTAGCCATGGACGCCCAGATAGCCACCGGCGGCGAGCACCCCCAGCAGTGGGACCAGGATGAGGAGGGGACGGATGCGTGTCTTCACGGAGAGTGAGAGGGGAGGGGGGCGAGCGAGAGACTAGCCGAGCAATGGCCGGGCCCATCCTTCAACTCGGTTGCTTCACGAGAGGTCGGGCGCTACGCCATACCTTGGCGCCCCAACCACTGTGGGATACGGTGCCGCTGCCTAATTGGAGTGGGGCTGATGCTCGTACCGCGACAGGTTGACCCCCCGGAAACCCCCGCCAAGACGCGCGTGCTGTTCACCCTGGTTTTTCTGGGCTCGGGTGGCATCGAACGCTCGGTGTGCAACGTGCTGGCGGGCCTCAATCCGGGCCGGTTCGCCACCAAGATGTTCTTCCACCACCGGCCGCATCCGAAGAGCCAGCAGGACCGCATTCCCCAGCACACCGAGGTGGTGTGGGGCACGGATGCCTTCGTGTACCACCGGAAGATGCTTCCGCGCTTCTTCTGGCGGCTCATCCAGGAGGCACGCCAGGCGGACGTCATCGTCGCCGGCCAGGAAGGCCGGGCCGCGCTGCTCGCCTGCCTGGCGGGGAAGCTCCTGGGCAAGCCCGTGGTGGGGATGATTCACTTCGACTGGGGGGCCTTCAGCCGCGAGCAGCCCCGCCGGCAGCTCTGGGGACTGCGCCTCCTCTACCCCCGCATGCGCCGCATCGTCGCCTGCGGCCATGACTCGGCGAAGGCGTTCCAGGCGCTGGTGCCCGTGAGGCCGGAGCAGCTCGAGGTCATCCCCAACTTCGTGGATGGCGACAAGGTGCGCGTCGCCGGTGAGGCGCCGCTGCCGGACTGGGCGGTGCCCATCTACCAGAAGCCCGTGGTCATCGCCGTGGGACGGCTGGAGAACCAGAAGGCCTTCGACGTGCTCATCCGGAGCCACTCGCTCCTGCGCGCGTCGGGCCTGGACCACCACCTGCTCATCCTCGGAGAAGGCTCGCTCCAGGCAGAGCTCGAGGCGCTGGTGAAGTCCCTGGGCGTGGAGTCCTCCGTCTTCATGCCGGGCTTCACCCCCAACCCCCACGCGCTGATGCGCAGGGCCGCCGCCTTCGCCCTGTCCTCACGCTTCGAGGGGCTGCCCATGGTGCTGCTGGAGGCGCTCGCCCTGGGTTGCCCCGTCGTCAGCACCGACTGCCCGTCCGGGCCCGCGGAGCTGCTGGAGCACGGCCGGCATGGCGTCATGGTCCCCATGGAGGACCCCAAGGCCCTGGCTGACGCGCTGGGTCGCATCATGGATGACGAGGCCTATCGGCAGGACCTGTCCCAACGGGCGCACAGGCGCTCGGAGGAGCTGTCCGCCGACAGGGCCCTGCGCGCCTGGGAGTCGCTGCTCTCGACAGTCTGACGGCGGCCGGGCGCGCGGCCCCCCGTCCTTTCGGCCGGGGGATGGAGCAAGTCCTTCCGGATTGTTCTTTCCCGAGGCCCCCGGGAGTGGTCCGCTCCCTCCAGGATGCGGCCCGCCACGGGACGCCTCATCCCGGGACGGCGGCCAAGGGAAGGAATCCCTTGCCGGCCCCGGGCGGCTTCAACAGGATTCGCCTCCATCATGACGACGACGAACGAGACGCAGGGCCTGAACTTCCTCCAGGAAATCATCGAGGGAGACCGGCGCACGGGAAAGCACGGCGGTCGCGTGCATACCCGGTTCCCGCCCGAGCCCAACGGCTACCTCCACATCGGCCACGCCAAGTCCATCTGCCTGAACTTCGGGCTGGCGCAGCAGTACGGGGGCAAGTGCAACCTGCGCCTTGACGACACCAACCCCGTCACGGAGGACATCGACTATGTCGAGGCCATCCAGCGGGACGTGAAGTGGCTGGGCTTCGACTGGGAGGACCGCAAGTACTTCGCGTCCGACTACTTCCCGAAGCTCTACGACTTCGCCGTGGAGCTCATCAAGCAGGGCAAGGCGTACGTGTGCAGCCTGTCCGCGGACGAGATTCGCGAGTACCGCGGCGACTTCACCACGCCGGGCCGCGACAGCCCCTACCGCAACCGCTCGGTGGACGAGAACCTGGACCTCTTCAACCGCATGCGTGCGGGAGAGTTCTCCGACGGCAAGCACACCCTGCGGGCGAAGATTGACATGACGTCGCCCAACCCGGTGCTGCGCGACCCGCCCATCTACCGCATCCGTCACGCGCACCACCACCGCACTGGCGAAGCGTGGCCCATCTACCCGCTCTACGACTTCGCGCACTGCCTGTCGGACGCGATTGAGGGGATTACGCACTCCGTCTGCACGCTGGAGTTCGAGAACCGGCGCGTGCTGTACGACTGGATTGTCGACGCCCTCATCAAGGGGGACCGGCCGTACCAGTACGAGTTCTCCCGGCTGAACCTCAACTACACGGTGATGAGCAAGCGCAAGCTGCTCAAGCTGGTGAATGAGGGCCACGTCTCCGGGTGGGACGACCCGCGGATGATGACCATCTCCGGCCTGCGCCGGCGGGGCTTCACCCCGGCGTCCATCCGGGACTTCGCCACGCGCGTGGGCGTGAGCAAGACGCAGCAGCTCATCGACATGGGGCTGCTGGAGCTGTGCATCCGCGAGGACCTCAACGAGTCGGCGCCCCGCGCGCTGGCCGTGCTGCGCCCGCTGAAGGTGGTGCTGGAGAATTACCCCGAGGGCCAGGTGGAGAGCCTGGAGGTGCAGAACCATCCGCAGAAGCCGGAGATGGGGACGCGCCAGGTGCCCTTCATGCGCGAGCTGTACATCGAAGCGGACGACTTCATGGAGGACCCGCCGAAGGGCTTCTTCCGGCTGGCGCCCGGCAAGGAGGTGCGCCTGCGCTCGGCGTACTTCATCAAGTGCGAGAAGGTCATCAAGGACGCCGCCGGCAACGTGGTGGAGCTGCGCTGCTCGTATGACCCGGCGACGCGTGGCGGCAACGCGCCGGATGGCCGCAAGGTGAAGGGCACGCTGCACTGGGTGCCCGGCAACGCGCCCACCGCCGAGGTCCGCCTGTACGACAGGCTCTTCTCCGCGGAGGACCCG
It encodes:
- a CDS encoding glycosyltransferase, which gives rise to MLVPRQVDPPETPAKTRVLFTLVFLGSGGIERSVCNVLAGLNPGRFATKMFFHHRPHPKSQQDRIPQHTEVVWGTDAFVYHRKMLPRFFWRLIQEARQADVIVAGQEGRAALLACLAGKLLGKPVVGMIHFDWGAFSREQPRRQLWGLRLLYPRMRRIVACGHDSAKAFQALVPVRPEQLEVIPNFVDGDKVRVAGEAPLPDWAVPIYQKPVVIAVGRLENQKAFDVLIRSHSLLRASGLDHHLLILGEGSLQAELEALVKSLGVESSVFMPGFTPNPHALMRRAAAFALSSRFEGLPMVLLEALALGCPVVSTDCPSGPAELLEHGRHGVMVPMEDPKALADALGRIMDDEAYRQDLSQRAHRRSEELSADRALRAWESLLSTV
- a CDS encoding alpha/beta hydrolase, with the translated sequence MKTRIRPLLILVPLLGVLAAGGYLGVHGYRIGQGLLHPPHVPVTRPEATGELAGLEDVAFTNKDGLTLRGWYVPSRNRAAVVLVHGFADNRAQLLFEARVLARAGYGVLLFDLRAHGDSDGDRVTWGDRERHDVTAALDFVSARPDVDPARLGLFGFSMGGTTSLLVASADARVKAVAAAGAYPALEADVYSGYGRWGALSAEPVLWTLRRAGVDVDAVRPIDGMCRLQGRPLLLVNGDVDPDAPAKLQASLFRAACEPKALWVVEGAGHGEYAKVAPEEYERRLRQHFDAALLGAG
- a CDS encoding glutamine--tRNA ligase/YqeY domain fusion protein codes for the protein MTTTNETQGLNFLQEIIEGDRRTGKHGGRVHTRFPPEPNGYLHIGHAKSICLNFGLAQQYGGKCNLRLDDTNPVTEDIDYVEAIQRDVKWLGFDWEDRKYFASDYFPKLYDFAVELIKQGKAYVCSLSADEIREYRGDFTTPGRDSPYRNRSVDENLDLFNRMRAGEFSDGKHTLRAKIDMTSPNPVLRDPPIYRIRHAHHHRTGEAWPIYPLYDFAHCLSDAIEGITHSVCTLEFENRRVLYDWIVDALIKGDRPYQYEFSRLNLNYTVMSKRKLLKLVNEGHVSGWDDPRMMTISGLRRRGFTPASIRDFATRVGVSKTQQLIDMGLLELCIREDLNESAPRALAVLRPLKVVLENYPEGQVESLEVQNHPQKPEMGTRQVPFMRELYIEADDFMEDPPKGFFRLAPGKEVRLRSAYFIKCEKVIKDAAGNVVELRCSYDPATRGGNAPDGRKVKGTLHWVPGNAPTAEVRLYDRLFSAEDPEADETKEFTTFINPESLQVLRGARVEPMLADAPAETRFQFERQGYFYVDPKDSKAGKPVFNRTVTLKDSWTKEQAKGK